ATCTGTAGCAGATGAAATATTATCTAATGAGTATAGGTAATATATTATTTCTGGATTAACATATTCTTTTAAAAAGTCTATATTGAATTCATTAATTAAATACGAATTCATTATTTGGGAAACAGGTTTAGAATGCGCATACCAAGCTGTTTTAAAAATAAAGCGATCTTTGTTTGTAGAGTCTGGGTTTGAATTAGAGTCATTATCTGTGTTAATCGGTACAAAACAGTGACTGCTAAATGATGGCAGCTTTGGTTGCGGCTGATTTGTAGAAGTATTTTCAGATAATGATTGTAAAAATAAATTATTTTGACGATTGATAGTGGGGTTCTTAATCTTATCGTTTGCCTTAATTAAAACATTTTTGAGCACATTTTTTATATCAAGCCCTATTGATGCAAAGCGCTTTAAATCATCAATATTAATTGTTAGCTCACCAATATTATATTTTGACTTGTTTTTATCGTAACGTAAAGCGCCATTTTCAGCTAATGTCATTAAGTCTTGCTTAAATTTTAAAGCAACTTCACAATATTCAAAAATGTTAGCGCCGGATTGATTGAACTCAAATTTGTCGTAAGCAGTGAAATCAATCGATGTAAAGGTTTCTCTGACACGTACCGTACTTTGTTCTAATTTTGCGTTAGTACTTGTAGCGCGATATGCTTCGGCTAAAGAGCAATAAAGAGATGTGTAGTCTGACTGTTGAAACCGTTTTTTTCGTTTCCACCCTTTTTTTAATTTTTGTATTGATACCAGCTTTTTATACGCTTTCTCGTATTTTTCAATTAAAACACCATTAGTCTTTTGCACATCTAATTGGTCCTGATTAACTAAGTATGCCGCCGGGGTGTCTGCTTGGCTTTTCATTTCTGTTACAGATGCATATTTATCAATATTATTACCGTGATTATCACCCCATTGAAATCGCTTAATGGTATTGTAAAGCTGTACTATTAGCAGATCTTGATCGAGTTTTTTGATATTATCGCCACCCATACTGTCTCCAAATATTATAACATTATAAAGGTGTATTTTATCCGATTCAGTCTCACTCAGTTTTTATCGGCAATTTTATTAATTTGTTCACAAAATATTACTTGTTGTAATAAAATATTCTAAGATTACGTTATCAGAACAGAATAATTTTAATTTATTGATAATATATAATTTACTGAAATCCATCAAGGTAGTTAACTATCGTAATTTCGGCATTAGTAAAGCGTTTTTGCAAGTCAGGCAAAATAGCATCAGCAGTAGCAACTAGTACGACTATTAAATTATCAGGGTGAAGATAAAGTTGTAGGGCTTTGCTAACCGCTTCAGGTTCAATAACAGATAGTCGTTTAGGCAACTTTAAGAACTCATTAGGTGGTAGATTTAATATTTCATCGCGAATAGCAGGTAATACCAGGTCAGAAATAGTTGCTATTTCTAAAGGATAGCGGCAAAGCAAATATGACCGTGCCGCCTCAATTTCTTGGTTTTCAATTTGGCCATTAGCCAGTTCGCGATAAAGTTGCAATTCTAATTCTAAGCAATCAACTGCATCAGTAATTGCTGGGGCACTATGCAATATTAGTGGGCTTTTAAATGGTAATTTGCGTGCAAATTCCGCGTAGGCAGTATACGACCAACCACGAATATCACGCACTTCACGACAAAATTTTGCAGTAAAGGTACCGCCAAAAGCAACGATACCAAGCCAAAAGTTAAGTACATCATCAGCAAAGCCGCTTACCGCCGAACGGCCAACACACATTTGCACTTGTGAGCGGTAGGGTTTATCAACAATGAAAATATTTAAACCATCAGGCTCAGGTAAATTTGTAATTTGTTGTTGATGGTAATGTTTAGCATTAAGTTTAGCGATTATTGGTTCAAGCAATTGTTGCGCCTCGAGTTTGTTGATGTCGCCACTAAGGGCGGCAATGAGGCTGTTAGCATTCCATTGAGCTTTATAGGCTGAACGTAAATCGTCAGCTTTTAGCCAAGCTATTTCACTGGGTTCACCGGTTGGTCGACGAGCTAAAGGGTGGTCTTGATAAAGCGCACGCCGCCAAAAATGATAAGCTAAAGCTTCATCACTTTCGCGCTCGAGGCGCAGGGCATCAATAAGCTCTCGCGATAAAATTTTACATTCTTGTTCATCAAATGCCGGGATAAGCACAGCATCGCTAAGCAAATTAAAAGTAGCTGATAAATTTCGTTTTAAAGAGGTGCCATGTAACAAAATTAATTCACTAGTAACGGTAGTATCAATTTGTGAACCTAAACACTCAAGCGCGCAATGAAACTCACGACGGTTTTGTTTTTGCGTGCCTCGCAATAACGACTCAATCATCATACGAGTGCGACCAGCCTGGCCTTGGGGATCAACGAAAGCACCATGGCGCAGTGCTAAAGTAAAGTGCACCACGGGTAAGCTGGTTTCTGGTAGGGTTAGTAAGACAGCCGGACCCACTTTATCGCATTGTACTATCGGTTTATTATTCATTGCCATTTCTCCTACTAGCAGATTGGGCCACTACGATATTGCGATTATCTTGACGAAAAATTTCACGGGCAACTCGTGATAATTCTACGGGAGTTATTTGTTTAAGTTTTTCTAAGCTTAAAAGGCCAATAGTAAAATCAGCAAAATTGGCTTCAAAGTGTCCGAGAGTGTCAGCAATAGCCACGGCATTTTTTAAACTGTTAAAAAAGTTAAGCTCGAAGGCTGCTCTTACTTTTTCATCTTCGTCTTTAGTTATGCCATTAGCTAATAGATCAAGTTCATTTTGGGTAACACTAATTATTTTCTCAGGGTCAACTTCAGGACGTGCAGCAATAAAGAGTTCATAAAGTCCTGGTTCAGCAAATGGCAATAAGCCACCTTCAACGCTACTGGCTAATTCGCTGATTGTAACTAAACGATGGTAAAGCCGAGCGTTATCGCCATCGAGTAAAACATCAGCTAATAGCTGGGCGGTGAGAAAGTCATGGTCATTTTGGCTGGGTGTATGAAAACCGATGCATAATTGTGGTACCACAACTGAGTGGGTAATATCTAAACGACGTGAAATATTTTGTTTAGGCTCACATGGTCGTTCACGCTGATTAATTGTTTGAGCCGATAAGGGGCCATAAGAGCGTGCTAATTGGCTGAGGGTAGTAACTACATCAAGCGCACCTGCAACTACCACTACAGCGTTATTAGGGGCATAATAGGTACGATAAAATTGCTTTAGGTCATCGATAGTAGCTGCCTGCAAATGTTCAATTGAACAAATGGTCGGCCAACGATATGGGTGGCAAGTAAATGCTAAGTTAAATAGTTTTTCAGAGAGGGTGCCGCTAACTGAATCATCGATACTCATACGTCTTTCATTTTTTACTACTTCAAGCTCGCTAGTGAAGGTGTCTTTATCGATAGTTAGGTTGGCCATACGGTCAGATTCAAAATCAACCACAGTGGTAAAATTGTCCCCATAGGTAGAGAGAGCTTGGTGGTAATAGGTCCAGTCAACCCAAGTGGCAGCATTAGTTTGAGTTCCACGTCGCTCCATTTCACGATCGAATTTGCCTGCCGCGTGATTTTCGGTACCTTTGAACATTAGGTGTTCAAAGAGATGGGCTAAACCGGTGCGATTAGGATCTTCATGTTTGCTGCCAACTTTATACCAGGTTTGATAGGTAAAAATGGGAGCGCGATCATCTGGAGCAAAAATAATTTTTAGGCCGTTATCAAGCACAAAACGAGCCGCCCCCACTGACTTATTAAGACTAAATGCACAATCAAAATGAATACGATGCCCAGAAATAGAACTGGCATCAGCAGCGGCCTTTATTAATAGCTTGCGATCGTCAAGACTCATAAAATTACTCTCGGGGTTAAAATTTTATAAATTCATATAAGATATTTTTTTGACCGTAGAACATACATATACCTACAATGTAATGAATCATCACACCTAACAACAGTGTGTTGATATTAGGTATATCAGTAAGAAGGGTTTATTTGGAAAATTTTGTTGTTATAATTTTAATATCCAAAAGTGCTCGTGTGCTCAGTAAAGCTGATACGAGCAGGTCATCTTAGGGAGCCCCCTCCGAGTCCCCGCGATGATCAAGAAACGGTGAGCGCGCACTCGCCGTTTCTTCTTTGGATGCTATAAGAATAATTAACTTAAAAAAATTATCGCATTCCTCGATTATGTAATTGCCAAGCCGCCACCGCCTTATTGTGACAGCTAAGTGTTGGGCAAAAGAAATGTCTCCCATTATTCATGGATACAAAAAAGAAATCATTGCAGTTGCTTGGGGCAACAACAGCTTTAAGTGCAGCTTTACCAGGATTAGCGATGGGTCCAGGTGGCAAGCCATAAATATGATAGGTATTGTAGGGGTGTTTAAAATCACGCAAATGTTTACGCTTTAGATTGCCATTAAAATTAGGGTCAGCAATGGTAGCAGCATAAATTGAAGTTGGATCAGTTTCTAAACGCCAAGCAGGTTTAGCTTTTAAACGATTATAAAACACGCAGGCAATTCGTGGTCTTTCTTCAGGGGCACCAGTTTCTTTTTCAACAATCGAAGCCAGAGTAACTAATTGACGGGGAGTGAACTGTAAGGGGCCGGTTCCGACATGAGTTATTTCGCGATAGACATTATGAAACATTTGAAACATTACTTTAAAAATAGCTTTAGCAGAAAGGCCTCTGGCAATCGTATAAGTTTCAGGAAATAGATATCCTTCACAGGTTGGTCCAGGTATATCATTTTGTTTTAGAAAATTTTGATCATCACAAAGGTGATCAAATTCGGTAACAGTCATCCAAGCAGCAGCAGCTAAGCTGTTACGTATTATCCAACGATTTTGCCCTTCGACAATGGTAAATTGTTCGGTGCGAACTTTTCCGGTAATTAATTTATCAAGCATAATTTTAGGAGTATCTTGCGGTTCAATTAAATATTCACCGGTACGAATACTGGTGCGTTTTAACCAACGCGCATACAAATAAAGCAGACGGGTGTGTTGTAATATTTGTTCTCGTTCTAGTTTATCTAAGGTTTGCTTTAAAGTATCACCACGCTTAATTGATAAGGTATGCGGTTTTGATAGGGAAAGCGGGGTATTAAGATGGCGCTGAAACAAAAAAAATCCGCCGCCCAAAGTTATGATCAGCGCCAAAAAAAATAGTAAAAAAATCGAATGACTAATTTTTTTTAGGCTCATGTGCTTTTCATATCCAGAAAAGATTGTAGCATAATTGCTGCAGCAACTTTATCAATAGTTTGTCGACGTTTATTACGACGTACTCCTGCTGAAATCATGGTGCGTTGCGCACCAGCGGTAGTTAAACGTTCATCCCAACGTTTAATAGGTACGGATGTATGTTGGGCAAGTGAATTAATAAACTCGTCAACATATGCGGCAGCAAAACTGGCTTCACCGTTGAGTTGTAAAGGATAACCAATAACTATTTGATTTACTTCGTGTTGATTAATTAATTCTATAATTCTTTTTAGTGTATCTGTTTTGCGTCGATCGATAACTTCAAGCGGCTGTGCGGTAATACCTAAAGGGTCACTTAAAGCGACACCAATACGGACTTTACCAACGTCGATCCCGAGTACTCGAATCATTTAATAGTTCCGCTAGATAAAGAAGAGAAAAAAAGAAGATCTTATTGTTTGTCTGATAGGCGTTCTTCAAGAGCTTCGAGGCGTTGGCGAATTTCATCCATATCACGACCTAAGTTAGCGTAACGGGAAACAGTACCAACACTGCCTTTAATACGTTCTTCGACGTTTTTCTGTATTTCATCGAAAGATTTTTTCAATTCGCCGAGCTTGCTTTGAGCGCTGGACTCATTTTCTTGGCGTCTATGAGTAAAACGCTCAATACGGCCCTCGATGTCAGATTTAAGTTTTTGCGCTGTATCGCGGATTTCTATCGCGGCATTTTGAACGCGTTGCGCGCCATCGCGAGCTATCTCACTAATACTCTCACCGCTATTTTGAATAAGATCGCGCAATAAAGTAAGCGGCATAAAGCTTTTTTTCTTTTCAGTTTCGAAAATGATTTGGGCCAGAGTAACACTGGTGAGATCTTCACCAGTTTTGTTATCAATTACTTTTACTTCTTCTCCGGCTTTTATCATTTGAGAAATATCTTCGAGCGTTACATAACAACTACGCTCTGTGTCATAAAGCTTGCGGTTTGCGTAGCGTTTTACAATCTTCTGGGCAGACATGCTAAAGTGCGTAGCACGGGCCTATGTACGGGTCAAGAAAAGGCGATCATTAAAATGAAAATCGTAAAACAATTTAGGAACACCCCCTAACAAATGAGTGGTCAAAATTTAAATATTCTAGAATCGCTTGGGTTTGACCTAGAAATGACGGGATTCATGCAAGATAGGCCAAACATCATTATTGGCCGGATTGTGCGTCATGATCGTATCAGCCTGTTAGCCCTAACAGAGTTAGGGGAATTTATTGTTGAAGTACCTGGTAGAATGCGAAGAAAAAGTACAAATATTGAAACTCCGTGTATTGGTGATTGGGTAACTTTAGCGCCAACCATACAACCTCAGCGTGTCACTTTAGATTCAGTATTACCGCGACGCACTAAATTAGTTCGGCAAAGGGCTGGGGAAATAAGTGGTGAACAAATTCTAGCGGCTAATATTGACACATTATTTATAGTTTCTGGGTTGGATAACGACTTTAACCCAAGGCGTATTGAACGCTATTTAACGTTAGCGTGGCAAAGTGGCTCACGTCCGGTAATTGTTTTGAATAAAATCGATGTTTGCCCTAATCCAGCTCAACGCATTAGTGAAACCCTAGCGATAGCTTTAAATGTACCGGCAATAGCAATTAGCGCCAGGACTAAACAAGGCATTGATGGAATACGTCCCTTTCTTGGTTTTGGTAAAACCGGAGCTTTAATTGGCTCATCTGGTGTAGGAAAATCCAGTATTGTTAATACGTTATTGAATGAACAGCGTTTTGCTATTGGTGCTGTACGTCTGCAAGATCAACGTGGTCGTCATATCACTGCCCGTCGTGAACTAGTGGTGTTACCAGAAGGTGCCGGTTGCTTGATAGACACCCCTGGTTTGCGAGAAGTGCAACTCTGCGGTGATGAAAATGGCTTAAATCAAGCTTTTGCCGATATTGCGACATTGGCAAAACAATGTCGTTTTACCAATTGTACCCATGGCATAGAACCGCATTGCAAAGTGCGAGAAGCTATTGATAACGGTAAATTATCATTAGCACGTTTTGATAACTATCAAACCTTACAAAACGAATTACAGCGGTTGCAAACACGTTGGCGTACCAGCAAACAATTATCCAAAGGAGCTAATAAATATAAAAAGCGAAAGTAACTTTTCGTGTCTCATTTTGACACATTGTTGGTGTTTCAAATTGCGACATCTTGCAGCGGTAATATTATTTTTAGTTTAATCCAATAGTTTAGTGAAAAAGTCTAACTATATGATATTAAAAATGAAATACGGATAAATTGCTACTATTCTATGATGCTCCTTATGGTTGGCACGGTAAATGCTTAAATTATAAGTCATGATGATTACTTTACGATGCAACAATAACAAAAAAATTTTGTGTGTTGCTTCATTTATGTGGGGAGAAAATGTGGGGAGACTAGGGGGATAAAAGCAGCAACACCGTTGGGGAGGGTAAGTATGTTAACGGTAGCAGATGTTGATTGTAGACTAATAGGGAGAGGATGATAGTTTTTATGAGGGAGTAAAACGTTTATGGGGTGAGGAGCGTTGAAAAAACTGGCGTATGCTATATTGATGCATGATATATAGCAAATACATGAAACGCGTCGCTACGATTGACATAGGTACTAATACGGTGTTGCTGCTTGTTGCCCAGTTACAAGATGACAAGTTGGTTACACTTGCAGAACAAGCAGAGATTACTCGATTAGGTAAGGATGTTGATAAAACTGGTCGGCTTAACTCTGAAGCAATAAAGCGAACCGCAGAGGTGTTGGCTCAATATGTTAAGATCGCCAATTCTTTTAAGGTTGATAAAATATTTACGGTAGCCACCAGTGCAGCTCGTGATGCGCAAAATAGCGAAGAATTTTTTGCTCTTATAAAGCAGAGTGCTAGTCTTACTCCTGAAATAATCAGT
The window above is part of the Deltaproteobacteria bacterium genome. Proteins encoded here:
- a CDS encoding insulinase family protein, which gives rise to MNNKPIVQCDKVGPAVLLTLPETSLPVVHFTLALRHGAFVDPQGQAGRTRMMIESLLRGTQKQNRREFHCALECLGSQIDTTVTSELILLHGTSLKRNLSATFNLLSDAVLIPAFDEQECKILSRELIDALRLERESDEALAYHFWRRALYQDHPLARRPTGEPSEIAWLKADDLRSAYKAQWNANSLIAALSGDINKLEAQQLLEPIIAKLNAKHYHQQQITNLPEPDGLNIFIVDKPYRSQVQMCVGRSAVSGFADDVLNFWLGIVAFGGTFTAKFCREVRDIRGWSYTAYAEFARKLPFKSPLILHSAPAITDAVDCLELELQLYRELANGQIENQEIEAARSYLLCRYPLEIATISDLVLPAIRDEILNLPPNEFLKLPKRLSVIEPEAVSKALQLYLHPDNLIVVLVATADAILPDLQKRFTNAEITIVNYLDGFQ
- a CDS encoding insulinase family protein, yielding MSLDDRKLLIKAAADASSISGHRIHFDCAFSLNKSVGAARFVLDNGLKIIFAPDDRAPIFTYQTWYKVGSKHEDPNRTGLAHLFEHLMFKGTENHAAGKFDREMERRGTQTNAATWVDWTYYHQALSTYGDNFTTVVDFESDRMANLTIDKDTFTSELEVVKNERRMSIDDSVSGTLSEKLFNLAFTCHPYRWPTICSIEHLQAATIDDLKQFYRTYYAPNNAVVVVAGALDVVTTLSQLARSYGPLSAQTINQRERPCEPKQNISRRLDITHSVVVPQLCIGFHTPSQNDHDFLTAQLLADVLLDGDNARLYHRLVTISELASSVEGGLLPFAEPGLYELFIAARPEVDPEKIISVTQNELDLLANGITKDEDEKVRAAFELNFFNSLKNAVAIADTLGHFEANFADFTIGLLSLEKLKQITPVELSRVAREIFRQDNRNIVVAQSASRRNGNE
- the mltG gene encoding endolytic transglycosylase MltG, whose product is MSLKKISHSIFLLFFLALIITLGGGFFLFQRHLNTPLSLSKPHTLSIKRGDTLKQTLDKLEREQILQHTRLLYLYARWLKRTSIRTGEYLIEPQDTPKIMLDKLITGKVRTEQFTIVEGQNRWIIRNSLAAAAWMTVTEFDHLCDDQNFLKQNDIPGPTCEGYLFPETYTIARGLSAKAIFKVMFQMFHNVYREITHVGTGPLQFTPRQLVTLASIVEKETGAPEERPRIACVFYNRLKAKPAWRLETDPTSIYAATIADPNFNGNLKRKHLRDFKHPYNTYHIYGLPPGPIANPGKAALKAVVAPSNCNDFFFVSMNNGRHFFCPTLSCHNKAVAAWQLHNRGMR
- the ruvX gene encoding Holliday junction resolvase RuvX, whose product is MIRVLGIDVGKVRIGVALSDPLGITAQPLEVIDRRKTDTLKRIIELINQHEVNQIVIGYPLQLNGEASFAAAYVDEFINSLAQHTSVPIKRWDERLTTAGAQRTMISAGVRRNKRRQTIDKVAAAIMLQSFLDMKST
- a CDS encoding transcriptional regulator, with the translated sequence MSAQKIVKRYANRKLYDTERSCYVTLEDISQMIKAGEEVKVIDNKTGEDLTSVTLAQIIFETEKKKSFMPLTLLRDLIQNSGESISEIARDGAQRVQNAAIEIRDTAQKLKSDIEGRIERFTHRRQENESSAQSKLGELKKSFDEIQKNVEERIKGSVGTVSRYANLGRDMDEIRQRLEALEERLSDKQ
- the rsgA gene encoding ribosome small subunit-dependent GTPase A, with product MSGQNLNILESLGFDLEMTGFMQDRPNIIIGRIVRHDRISLLALTELGEFIVEVPGRMRRKSTNIETPCIGDWVTLAPTIQPQRVTLDSVLPRRTKLVRQRAGEISGEQILAANIDTLFIVSGLDNDFNPRRIERYLTLAWQSGSRPVIVLNKIDVCPNPAQRISETLAIALNVPAIAISARTKQGIDGIRPFLGFGKTGALIGSSGVGKSSIVNTLLNEQRFAIGAVRLQDQRGRHITARRELVVLPEGAGCLIDTPGLREVQLCGDENGLNQAFADIATLAKQCRFTNCTHGIEPHCKVREAIDNGKLSLARFDNYQTLQNELQRLQTRWRTSKQLSKGANKYKKRK